A stretch of Acidobacteriota bacterium DNA encodes these proteins:
- a CDS encoding glycosyltransferase encodes MPRGHVGLEIEASRRAPGRVVWLGHLEADGLARLLASVDLFVHPNDREPFGITPLEAMASGTPVVVPAAGGVLSYASPDTAWLTEPTGAGLAEGVLRALAWPEERRRRAERARARAQAFAWPRVAERWFAAYDALSRRGVVEWRAEAHGVLGVGEAGEGLAGAVHRLVARSTPRRRIDRLSFVWRLRR; translated from the coding sequence CTGCCTCGCGGCCACGTCGGTCTGGAGATCGAGGCGAGCCGTCGCGCGCCCGGACGGGTCGTCTGGCTCGGTCACCTCGAGGCCGACGGCCTGGCACGCCTGCTCGCATCCGTCGATTTGTTCGTTCACCCGAACGACCGCGAGCCGTTCGGCATCACCCCCCTCGAGGCCATGGCCTCGGGCACTCCTGTCGTGGTGCCAGCGGCTGGTGGCGTGCTGTCGTACGCCTCGCCTGACACGGCCTGGCTGACGGAGCCGACCGGCGCCGGGCTGGCCGAAGGTGTGCTCCGCGCGCTGGCGTGGCCGGAGGAACGTCGGCGACGAGCGGAGCGCGCCCGGGCGCGTGCGCAGGCGTTCGCCTGGCCGCGCGTTGCCGAGCGGTGGTTCGCCGCCTACGACGCCTTGAGTCGTCGGGGCGTGGTCGAGTGGCGTGCCGAGGCCCACGGGGTGCTCGGCGTCGGCGAGGCCGGCGAGGGGCTGGCAGGCGCCGTTCACCGTCTCGTCGCGAGGTCGACACCGCGTCGTCGCATCGACCGGCTATCGTTCGTCTGGAGGCTCAGGCGATGA
- the psd gene encoding phosphatidylserine decarboxylase (Phosphatidylserine decarboxylase is synthesized as a single chain precursor. Generation of the pyruvoyl active site from a Ser is coupled to cleavage of a Gly-Ser bond between the larger (beta) and smaller (alpha chains). It is an integral membrane protein.), translated as MNRPSRLERLTQQEDLNFLLTNRIPRRTLTLAMGWFSRIEQPLVRWLSLATWQLFAGRLDLSEARKTRFDSLHDCFVRELKPGARPVDEATDVLVSPCDGIVGACGRIDGTEVVQAKGQPYTVDDLLGGPDRAERYRDGSYVTLRLTSTMYHRFHAPYACDVDEVIYVSGDTWNVNPIALRRVPRLFCLNERAVIPLRLRASRAAVTLVPVAAILVASIHLEFLDVTLHLRYRGPDRLACRASLEKGQEMGHFRHGSTIIVLASGELELHPSVREGETIRVGRPLFRHR; from the coding sequence ATGAACCGGCCGTCGAGGCTCGAACGCCTGACACAGCAGGAAGACCTGAACTTCCTGCTGACCAATCGGATCCCCCGTCGAACCCTGACGCTCGCCATGGGCTGGTTCAGCCGGATCGAACAGCCCCTCGTCCGCTGGCTGTCACTGGCGACGTGGCAGCTCTTCGCCGGTCGCTTGGACCTCAGCGAGGCGAGGAAGACGCGCTTCGACAGCCTGCACGACTGCTTCGTGCGTGAGCTGAAGCCAGGCGCACGACCCGTCGACGAGGCCACGGACGTCCTCGTGAGCCCTTGCGACGGCATCGTCGGCGCGTGCGGTCGCATCGACGGCACCGAGGTCGTTCAGGCCAAGGGACAGCCCTACACGGTCGACGATCTGCTCGGAGGGCCGGACCGCGCCGAGCGCTACCGCGACGGCAGCTACGTGACCCTGCGTCTCACGTCGACGATGTACCATCGGTTCCACGCCCCGTACGCGTGCGACGTCGACGAGGTGATCTACGTGTCGGGCGACACGTGGAACGTCAACCCGATCGCGCTGCGCCGCGTGCCGAGGCTCTTCTGCCTCAACGAACGCGCGGTGATCCCGCTCCGACTCAGGGCATCGCGCGCCGCAGTCACGCTCGTGCCCGTCGCGGCCATCCTCGTGGCGAGCATCCACCTCGAGTTCCTCGACGTCACCCTGCACCTCCGCTATCGGGGACCGGATCGCCTGGCGTGCCGCGCCTCCCTCGAGAAGGGACAGGAGATGGGTCACTTCCGGCATGGATCGACGATCATCGTCCTGGCCTCGGGAGAGCTGGAGCTTCACCCGTCCGTGCGGGAAGGCGAGACGATCCGCGTGGGCCGGCCCTTGTTCAGGCATCGCTGA
- a CDS encoding alkaline phosphatase, which translates to MSIRSGLALGVLLGVAALAGLAQATNRAQAPAKGSVIFLHPDGAGLSHWNAVRLLVAGPDGDINWDRLPAIGLYRGHLRNSLAATSNGGGTVHAYGVKALASAVGGEGDGRLTAASGREVSVLREALDAGLAGGVVNTASVTDAGTAVFLATVERRSMHQEIAAQMLDARPQVVLGGGEQWFLPEGTSGLHGPGRRTDGRHLVEEARSAGYAVVGTRAELLALPPTTTRVLGLFASEDTFRSENEETLADAGQPVYHPDAPSYAEMIRAALDVLGRAGTRFLLVAEEEATDNLANSNNAPGTLEALTRADEGIGVALDHLARVPETLVLTAADSDAGGLEILAAPLSSWPVDRPLPPNDRNGAPIDGRHGTGSLPFVSAPDARGARLPFAVVWATLSDTAGGIVARAAGLNSHMVQGTFDNTEVYRVIYQTLFGRAPGKGDPSSPATR; encoded by the coding sequence ATGTCGATTCGATCCGGACTCGCGCTGGGCGTCCTCCTCGGCGTCGCGGCGCTCGCGGGCCTGGCGCAGGCCACGAACCGTGCACAGGCACCAGCGAAGGGGAGCGTGATCTTCCTGCACCCTGACGGGGCAGGCCTTTCTCACTGGAACGCGGTTCGTCTGCTCGTTGCAGGACCCGACGGCGACATCAACTGGGATCGGCTGCCCGCGATCGGGCTCTACCGGGGCCACCTCCGGAACTCGCTTGCCGCAACGTCGAACGGCGGCGGGACGGTGCACGCCTATGGGGTGAAGGCGCTCGCGAGCGCCGTCGGCGGCGAGGGCGACGGTCGGCTCACCGCTGCGTCTGGCCGCGAGGTGAGCGTGCTGCGCGAGGCGCTCGACGCAGGGCTCGCAGGCGGGGTGGTCAACACGGCGAGTGTCACCGACGCGGGCACCGCCGTCTTCCTCGCGACGGTCGAGCGGCGCAGCATGCACCAGGAGATCGCGGCGCAGATGCTCGACGCGCGTCCCCAGGTCGTGCTCGGCGGCGGAGAGCAGTGGTTCCTGCCCGAGGGCACGTCGGGCCTCCATGGGCCCGGGCGCCGCACCGACGGCCGCCACCTCGTCGAGGAGGCCCGGTCTGCCGGCTACGCGGTCGTGGGCACGAGAGCAGAGCTGCTCGCGCTGCCGCCGACCACCACCCGCGTGCTCGGGCTCTTCGCGAGCGAGGATACGTTCAGGTCCGAGAACGAGGAGACGCTCGCCGACGCCGGCCAGCCCGTCTACCATCCCGACGCGCCCAGCTACGCGGAGATGATCCGCGCCGCGCTCGACGTGCTCGGCCGCGCCGGCACGCGCTTCCTCCTGGTGGCCGAAGAGGAAGCCACCGACAACCTCGCCAACTCGAACAATGCCCCCGGCACGCTCGAGGCGCTCACGCGGGCGGACGAGGGCATCGGCGTCGCGCTCGACCATCTGGCGAGGGTCCCGGAGACGCTCGTGCTGACGGCGGCCGACAGCGACGCGGGGGGCCTCGAGATCCTCGCCGCGCCGCTCTCGTCCTGGCCCGTCGACCGTCCACTGCCGCCGAACGACCGTAACGGGGCTCCGATCGACGGACGCCACGGCACCGGCTCGCTGCCGTTCGTCTCGGCGCCCGACGCACGAGGCGCACGGCTGCCGTTTGCGGTGGTCTGGGCCACGCTCAGCGACACGGCAGGCGGGATCGTCGCCCGCGCCGCCGGGCTCAACAGCCACATGGTGCAGGGGACGTTCGACAACACGGAGGTGTATCGCGTGATCTACCAGACACTGTTCGGTCGTGCACCCGGTAAGGGTGATCCGAGCAGCCCGGCGACTCGCTGA
- a CDS encoding glycosyltransferase family 39 protein: protein MSRLVALALGIRLLTALVAFWANLAFPPYEREPFSVLAQPHAFWDTFARYDSGWYRGIAQDGYRFVEGGRSNLAFFPTYPLAMRAVAPLFGTKPRHYYFAGIAVSWAAFAVAVVLLYRLARLDLDRDAAERAVLYAGVFPFAFYYGIVYSESLFLCLMVATFLALRRERWVLAGATGALAVCTRVNGIMALPAFVWILWQTGRSGRAPASRWVAAALVVGGFGAWCAYNYALSGSPIEWKHSIMRWDYVPGTSSFGPLPALVASLVSRPYEFFTDEAHALYDTLNGLAALSFLSAVPFVWRRFGAAYGLFMLANLALPLSTGHLVGLGRYTSVLFPFFIWLASTVRSPLAHSYVVFGFAVLYALCLALFTNIHPLY from the coding sequence GTGTCACGCCTCGTCGCGCTGGCCCTTGGCATCCGGTTACTGACGGCACTCGTGGCCTTCTGGGCCAACCTGGCCTTTCCGCCTTACGAACGTGAGCCCTTCAGCGTACTGGCGCAGCCGCACGCCTTCTGGGACACCTTCGCCCGGTACGACTCGGGCTGGTATCGTGGCATCGCCCAGGACGGCTATCGGTTCGTCGAAGGCGGGCGCAGCAACCTGGCGTTCTTCCCCACGTATCCGCTCGCGATGCGCGCGGTCGCCCCGCTCTTCGGCACCAAGCCCCGGCACTACTACTTCGCGGGCATCGCCGTGTCGTGGGCGGCCTTCGCTGTGGCGGTCGTGTTGCTCTATCGGCTCGCGCGGCTCGACCTCGACCGGGACGCCGCCGAACGGGCCGTGCTCTACGCGGGTGTCTTCCCCTTCGCGTTCTACTACGGCATCGTCTACTCGGAGAGCCTGTTCCTCTGCCTGATGGTGGCCACCTTCCTCGCCCTGCGCCGCGAGCGGTGGGTGCTCGCCGGCGCGACGGGCGCGCTCGCCGTGTGCACGCGCGTCAACGGCATCATGGCCCTGCCCGCCTTCGTCTGGATCCTCTGGCAGACCGGACGCAGTGGCCGGGCGCCCGCCTCCCGCTGGGTCGCCGCCGCGCTGGTCGTCGGGGGATTCGGCGCGTGGTGCGCCTACAACTACGCGTTGAGCGGCTCGCCAATCGAGTGGAAGCACTCCATCATGCGATGGGACTACGTGCCGGGCACGTCCTCGTTCGGCCCACTGCCGGCACTGGTCGCGTCGCTCGTCTCGCGCCCCTACGAGTTCTTCACGGACGAAGCGCACGCGCTCTACGACACGCTCAACGGCCTTGCCGCGCTGTCGTTCCTCTCGGCCGTCCCGTTCGTCTGGCGCAGGTTCGGCGCGGCGTACGGCCTGTTCATGCTGGCCAACCTGGCGCTTCCGCTGTCGACGGGTCATCTCGTCGGCCTCGGCCGGTACACGAGCGTGCTCTTCCCCTTCTTCATCTGGCTGGCGTCCACCGTGCGGTCGCCGCTCGCCCACTCGTACGTCGTCTTCGGGTTCGCGGTGCTCTACGCGCTGTGCCTGGCGCTCTTCACGAACATCCACCCGCTCTATTAG
- a CDS encoding aromatic ring-hydroxylating dioxygenase subunit alpha produces the protein MDPGVARREGSAVPKPSPVIAPDIAEASTLPAAFYRDPDLYRRALDGVFARSWQFAADLDQVRVPGQVAPFTLLEGSLDEPLLLARDPQDRLHCLSNVCTHRGMLVCEAPGVVPALRCRYHGRRFAHDGRFVSMPEFDGVEGFPSPADDLPRVACATWGRFVFVSLDPEVPFATLFAEIDRRVGFLPLDRMVLDPSRSRDYLVRAHWALYCDNYLEEFHIPYVHAGLSGVLDYDQYRTELFPLANLQLGIARGDADTFDLPSSSPDHGEAVAAFYFWVFPNLMLNVYPWGVSVNLVQPLGVERTRVRFLSYVWDEGRLDRGASASLDRVEREDEAVVESVQRGTRSRLYDRGRYSPRRERGVHHFHRLLAERLA, from the coding sequence ATGGACCCGGGCGTCGCCCGTCGCGAGGGATCTGCCGTGCCGAAGCCATCGCCCGTGATCGCCCCGGACATCGCCGAGGCATCGACACTCCCGGCCGCCTTCTACCGCGATCCCGACCTGTACCGACGGGCGCTCGATGGCGTCTTCGCGCGCAGCTGGCAGTTCGCCGCAGACCTCGACCAAGTGCGGGTTCCCGGCCAGGTCGCGCCGTTCACGCTGCTCGAGGGATCGCTCGACGAGCCCCTGCTTCTGGCCCGCGACCCGCAGGATCGCCTGCACTGTCTGTCGAACGTCTGCACGCACCGCGGCATGCTCGTCTGTGAAGCCCCTGGTGTCGTGCCCGCGCTGCGCTGCCGCTACCATGGCAGGCGGTTCGCGCACGACGGACGGTTCGTCTCGATGCCGGAGTTCGACGGCGTCGAGGGCTTCCCGTCACCGGCCGACGACCTCCCGCGCGTCGCCTGCGCCACGTGGGGACGGTTCGTGTTCGTCTCGCTCGATCCCGAGGTTCCGTTCGCGACGCTCTTCGCGGAGATCGACCGGCGTGTCGGCTTCCTGCCCCTCGATCGGATGGTGCTCGACCCGTCGCGCTCGCGCGACTACCTCGTGCGGGCGCACTGGGCGCTCTACTGCGACAACTACCTCGAGGAGTTCCACATCCCGTACGTGCACGCTGGACTGTCGGGCGTACTCGACTACGACCAGTACCGGACGGAGCTCTTCCCGCTCGCCAACCTGCAACTCGGGATCGCGCGCGGCGACGCCGACACGTTCGATCTGCCGTCTTCGTCGCCCGACCACGGCGAGGCCGTCGCAGCGTTCTACTTCTGGGTGTTCCCGAACCTGATGCTGAACGTCTACCCGTGGGGGGTCTCGGTCAACCTCGTCCAGCCGCTGGGTGTGGAGCGGACACGGGTGCGCTTCCTGTCTTACGTGTGGGATGAGGGCCGGCTCGATCGAGGGGCGAGCGCGTCGCTCGATCGCGTCGAGCGCGAGGACGAAGCGGTCGTCGAGAGCGTACAGCGAGGGACCCGGTCGCGCCTCTACGACCGCGGGCGCTATTCGCCGCGCCGCGAGCGCGGCGTGCACCACTTCCACAGGCTGCTCGCCGAGCGGCTGGCGTGA
- a CDS encoding Uma2 family endonuclease, whose translation MPARRLTTDEYFRTPESVLPQELIYGVLRAADAPTPQHQSILLDLTVALHAHVKARGLGRVWVAPVDVVLDAARALVVQPDLVYLSETRLLEVSDRIHVSPDMVLEVLSPNPRIGHLDERLRWFAQYGVRECWLVHQVERRLEIVAFERRQVSSRTVFLGTSPLRSAVLPQFVGPLDALVEW comes from the coding sequence ATGCCTGCACGACGGCTGACGACGGACGAGTATTTCCGTACGCCGGAGTCGGTCTTGCCGCAAGAGCTGATCTACGGCGTCCTGAGGGCCGCGGATGCCCCCACCCCTCAGCATCAGTCGATCCTGCTCGACCTGACCGTGGCCCTTCATGCCCACGTGAAGGCGCGCGGGCTCGGCCGGGTCTGGGTGGCCCCGGTCGACGTCGTGCTCGACGCGGCACGAGCGCTCGTCGTGCAGCCCGACCTCGTGTACTTGTCGGAGACACGCCTGCTCGAGGTCAGCGATCGGATTCACGTGTCGCCCGACATGGTCCTCGAGGTGCTCTCGCCGAACCCGCGCATCGGGCACCTCGATGAGCGGCTGCGGTGGTTCGCCCAGTACGGTGTCCGCGAGTGCTGGCTCGTGCACCAGGTCGAGCGTCGGCTCGAAATCGTGGCGTTCGAACGGCGCCAGGTTTCGAGCCGCACGGTGTTCCTCGGGACCTCACCCCTTCGGTCGGCGGTGCTCCCTCAGTTCGTGGGCCCGCTCGACGCGCTCGTCGAGTGGTAG
- a CDS encoding NAD(P)-dependent alcohol dehydrogenase → MTVRAYAAREAGAPLEPFTYEFTRDLGTHEVEIAVSHCGICYSDVSMIDNEWGMTTYPIVPGHEAVGRVVGRGAGVTLAVGQTVGVGWNAASCGTCEDCLGGDDNMCARAEGVIVGRHGGFADRLRVSERFAIPLPEGLDPAVAGPLLCGGVTVYNPLKQFHVRPSERVGVVGIGGLGHMAIQFARAWGCDVTAFSHSADKEGEARRLGAHAFVGTHDTTALQGMARSLDVLIVTVNVTLDWPAYVNMLRPRGRLVVVGGVLEPLQIPAFALIVGQRMVTGSATGSAQTIAEMLAFAARHGVRPITQAFGLSQVNEAIDLLRANRARYRLVLDTAR, encoded by the coding sequence ATGACCGTTCGCGCCTACGCGGCGAGGGAAGCCGGCGCCCCCCTCGAGCCGTTCACGTACGAGTTCACCCGCGACCTCGGGACCCACGAGGTCGAGATCGCCGTGTCGCACTGCGGGATCTGCTACAGCGACGTCAGCATGATCGACAACGAGTGGGGCATGACGACCTACCCCATCGTCCCGGGCCACGAGGCAGTCGGCCGCGTCGTCGGGCGAGGCGCCGGGGTGACGCTGGCGGTCGGTCAGACGGTTGGCGTCGGTTGGAACGCGGCCTCGTGCGGTACGTGTGAGGACTGCCTCGGGGGCGACGACAACATGTGCGCGAGAGCCGAAGGGGTCATCGTCGGCCGCCACGGCGGCTTTGCCGACCGGTTGCGCGTGTCGGAACGCTTCGCCATCCCGTTGCCCGAAGGGCTCGATCCAGCCGTGGCCGGACCGCTGCTCTGCGGCGGCGTGACCGTGTACAACCCACTGAAGCAGTTCCACGTGCGGCCGAGCGAGCGGGTGGGCGTCGTCGGCATCGGCGGCCTCGGCCACATGGCCATTCAGTTCGCCCGGGCCTGGGGCTGCGACGTCACGGCGTTCAGTCACTCGGCGGACAAGGAGGGCGAGGCCCGGCGCCTCGGGGCACACGCGTTCGTCGGCACGCACGACACGACGGCGTTGCAGGGGATGGCACGGTCGCTCGACGTGCTCATCGTGACGGTGAACGTCACGCTCGACTGGCCGGCGTACGTGAACATGCTCCGCCCTCGGGGCCGCCTCGTGGTCGTGGGCGGCGTGCTCGAGCCGCTGCAGATTCCCGCCTTCGCGCTCATTGTCGGGCAGCGCATGGTGACCGGCAGCGCGACGGGCAGCGCGCAGACGATCGCCGAGATGCTGGCCTTCGCGGCCCGACACGGGGTGCGCCCGATCACGCAGGCGTTCGGGCTGAGCCAGGTGAACGAGGCGATCGACCTGCTGCGGGCCAATCGTGCGCGCTATCGTCTCGTGCTCGACACGGCGCGGTGA
- a CDS encoding OsmC family protein has protein sequence MAVRKAEAEWKGSLKEGAGRVKLESGAFEGPYDFVSRFETGPSTNPEELIGAAHAGCFSMALSAELGRAGFTPTRIQTTAKVHIEKGDAGFGIPRIELETEAEIPGIDEAKFLEIANGAKTGCPVSKALAAVEITLSARLV, from the coding sequence ATGGCAGTGAGAAAGGCCGAGGCCGAGTGGAAGGGATCGCTGAAAGAGGGCGCCGGGCGGGTGAAGCTCGAGAGCGGCGCGTTCGAAGGGCCGTACGACTTCGTGTCGCGCTTCGAGACAGGGCCGAGCACGAATCCGGAGGAACTCATTGGCGCCGCGCACGCCGGCTGCTTCTCGATGGCGCTGTCGGCCGAACTCGGCCGGGCAGGCTTCACGCCGACGCGGATCCAGACGACCGCGAAGGTCCACATCGAGAAGGGCGACGCCGGCTTCGGCATTCCCAGGATCGAGCTCGAGACCGAGGCCGAGATTCCGGGCATCGACGAGGCGAAGTTCCTCGAGATCGCCAACGGGGCCAAGACCGGCTGTCCGGTCTCGAAGGCGCTCGCGGCGGTCGAGATCACGCTTTCCGCCAGGCTGGTCTAG
- a CDS encoding DEAD/DEAH box helicase has translation MPFTGLQLHASLLKGLKELGFVRPTPIQADAIPPAIAGRDVLACAATGSGKTAAFLLPILHHLIDRPRGTTRALVLTPTRELAAQIADDLNDLAVHTPVTGAPVFGGVGMGPQERAFRSGVDVIVATPGRLVDHFRSSYARLAGLEYLVLDEADRMLDMGFLPEIRRILRHLPPRKQTFFFSATMPAPIAVLANEMLRAPVTINLERRATPAIGITQAVYPVAQELKAALLVTLLERGEIQDALVFTRTKHRADRVAKFLVRAGVEAERIHGNRSQAQRTAALAGFKTGHHRVLVATDIAARGIDVEELGHVVNFDVPVVPEDYIHRVGRTGRAEATGDAFTFVAPAEEEDLRRIERAIGKRLPRVTVPDFDYSARPDVRLEVPQAERIAAIRARKAEERARARANAERRAARGATLSSRPPSSRSTSSPAAPTSRRSGARGPAGPSGSGRGRSRQGPPQRRPR, from the coding sequence GTGCCCTTCACCGGCCTGCAGCTGCACGCGAGCTTGTTGAAGGGCCTGAAGGAGCTCGGCTTCGTCAGGCCGACGCCGATTCAGGCCGACGCGATTCCCCCGGCCATCGCCGGTCGCGACGTGCTCGCCTGCGCGGCCACGGGCAGCGGGAAGACGGCCGCCTTCCTGCTGCCCATCCTCCATCACCTCATCGACCGGCCCCGCGGGACGACCCGGGCGCTCGTGCTCACGCCGACGCGCGAACTGGCCGCGCAGATTGCCGACGACCTGAACGACCTCGCTGTGCACACGCCGGTGACGGGGGCGCCGGTGTTCGGCGGCGTGGGCATGGGCCCCCAGGAGCGAGCGTTTCGCAGCGGTGTCGACGTCATCGTCGCCACGCCCGGCCGGCTCGTCGACCACTTCCGGTCGTCGTACGCGCGGCTGGCCGGGCTCGAGTACCTCGTGCTCGACGAGGCGGACCGGATGCTCGACATGGGCTTCCTTCCAGAAATCCGTCGAATCCTCAGGCACCTGCCGCCGCGCAAGCAGACGTTCTTCTTCAGTGCGACGATGCCGGCGCCCATCGCGGTGCTGGCCAACGAGATGCTGCGCGCGCCGGTGACGATCAACCTCGAGCGGCGAGCGACGCCAGCCATCGGCATCACGCAGGCCGTCTATCCGGTGGCGCAGGAACTGAAGGCGGCGCTGCTCGTGACGCTGCTCGAGCGTGGCGAGATCCAGGACGCGCTCGTCTTCACACGGACCAAGCATCGGGCCGATCGGGTGGCGAAGTTCCTCGTGAGGGCCGGCGTCGAGGCCGAGCGCATCCACGGCAACCGCTCGCAGGCGCAGCGCACGGCCGCTCTCGCGGGCTTCAAGACCGGGCACCACCGGGTGCTCGTTGCCACCGACATCGCCGCGCGTGGCATCGACGTCGAGGAGTTGGGGCACGTCGTGAACTTCGACGTGCCCGTGGTGCCCGAGGACTACATCCACCGGGTGGGTCGCACCGGGCGGGCCGAGGCGACCGGCGACGCGTTCACGTTCGTCGCGCCTGCGGAAGAAGAGGATCTGCGGCGGATCGAGCGGGCGATTGGCAAACGCCTGCCGAGGGTGACGGTGCCCGACTTCGACTACAGCGCCCGGCCCGACGTGCGGCTCGAGGTGCCGCAGGCCGAACGGATCGCGGCCATTCGCGCACGGAAGGCCGAGGAGCGGGCGCGGGCCCGTGCCAACGCCGAGCGTCGCGCGGCGCGTGGTGCCACGCTCTCGTCCCGCCCGCCCTCGTCCCGCTCCACGTCGTCGCCGGCAGCGCCGACGAGCCGGCGGTCAGGTGCGCGTGGTCCGGCCGGCCCGTCGGGCAGCGGACGCGGGCGGTCGCGCCAGGGTCCACCGCAACGCCGTCCGCGGTAG
- a CDS encoding RNA-binding protein, whose amino-acid sequence MGRKLYVGNLPYQTAEQDLQDLFSQSGSVESVNVMRDMATGRARGFAFVEMATDAEAQKAIEDHHERPFGGRNLTVNEARPRPERSGGFNGGGGGGRSRREPRW is encoded by the coding sequence GTCGAAAGTTGTACGTCGGAAACCTCCCCTACCAGACCGCCGAGCAGGATCTCCAGGACCTGTTCAGCCAGTCGGGATCGGTCGAGAGCGTGAACGTCATGCGCGACATGGCCACCGGCCGGGCGCGCGGGTTCGCGTTCGTCGAGATGGCCACCGACGCCGAGGCGCAGAAGGCCATCGAGGACCACCACGAGCGGCCGTTCGGCGGCCGCAACCTCACGGTGAACGAAGCTCGCCCGCGCCCGGAGCGGTCGGGTGGGTTCAACGGCGGCGGCGGCGGCGGTCGGAGCCGGCGCGAGCCGCGCTGGTAG